CGGGTTGCATTTACATATGACGAGTGTGTCGGCCGGACTTATGCGGGCTGGGCAAATTTCCGACAaacctttcggttcggtcgagCATTGGCAGATCATCCAATCTCCCCAGTGTCAAGTAAAACCTAACACACTGGCCAGCTGGACACGGCTGGAACTGATTCGATGAGCACTGAAACAAGTCAGCTTTCCCGTTTGCTGGGCGTTTGCATGTGTAACCTTCTGAGGATTACGCTCAAAAGTTTAACATAAActaaaaagtaaaagtaaaaaccGATTATGATCTTGCTTGTCTGCaatgaaagataaaaaatatcgataaataaattaaaagtttgAGATTCATAATTGATCAGTTTTATTCAACGAAACATTCCTACTCAGCTGTACGGCAATTTCTGTTTATTCAATCTTCAAATTAGTCCAACAGGTACTCCCACGAGTTTCACACCTGCGCCTACGATGGTACTTCGATTAGCTTTCCGCGGCATCCTTCAGCTTCAACCTTTTTGGTGACCATTAAGGAGCAACAGATCGCCGGTATACCATCAACCACAGTTTGACTGCTTAAACCAATAGTTTAGCGAAGACAAGCAACAGAGCGATTCCGTTGGGTAGAGTAATAAAACGGCGACAAAAGCTTCAATTGATAATAGAGCTACTGTATTCAAGAAACatatcgttttgtttgtcgcATTCACCTGTTTCGGGGCACGGGGGCTTTGGAAAAGAACCCGAATGTTACCTACGACTGAACTAGTTAGAATGTACATtgatgtttggtttggtttttggtttacttatgtttgtttggtttactTTAGGTTGTGtctttcgaatttcgaatgcaataaacattcAATCGCCAATATGCGAACATTCATAAATCATTTGctatatttttaatgtttttgtatttttcttctgatttcgtttttcattaaGAATTCGCTACTATCTCCCGTAGCGACATAACGTAGATTTAAAATTTCCTAATTTGCAAAATGTTAAGTGTCTTTTAAATGTAACATCCCTCTGTTTTCCAACTATGCCAACATATGATCGGGCCAGCTGATTTATGTTGGCGTAATAACATTAATTTCCGTTTCCTGCAACCACGCAAAAAGACGTTAACGTACGAGGGGTCGACTAGCTCTGCTAAAAGTTTCTCTAcagtttctcttttctctgcTCTTTGCTATCCATCTTAACCATAGGTATCATTTTATTGAGGATACACACTGTATGCCGCTAGTATTCAGGGTACACTACTGCTGACGAAAGCAGCACTAGAACGGGATAGCGTGTCCTTTCCCCACTGGGGTAAAACCTATTACTGAGCCggagtaaataaattatttttcctatcTAAACTCAAGCACGACGGCCGACAGATGAGGGTTAAGTTGTTATAGTACCCTGGTTTTCGGTCTGTAATATGGGAATAATCCTTATTTCCCTCCGTTCTCCGTTATGAGATGTTACGACTAGCACCATGCTCGCCAGATGCGTCGACAATCAGAAGGTTCGCTTTCTCCTTCCTAACGTGAAACATTCCACAAAACGGATTACTACAACATGGCTAAACATTCATTATGGCTACATACTGTGCTTCGATAGTCACGTTACGCGTTACGTTGCACATTAGTTAATGAGATGTGATTGTGTTGAGTATTTTGTTGTGCTTGCTATTAAGTGTACTTATTCATTTAAAAACCGTCTCAGTTTGTATTGCTAGTTCTGCGAGAGAACAACGATTGACCCTTCTTTTCACTAGGTCTACTTCTCTCTTGCCATAAAGCACGTGTAACCCATTCCAAAACTATCAAACATGTTTGAGGAGAGGAAGAAAATACCGTCAGAATAATCTTCAAAGTTTTTAGTTAGCTTTTTTGAAAAACCTTTAAACTTCAGTAGCGGAATGATTTTACTTGGTAGCAAGAGCAGAATCAAATATAATTATGTACACAAACGCAACTTAGATGCATTGTGGGTGCTCTGAGAGAAGTACAACAAACACCTTTCCCACGTTATAATGCCGACTGCTGAAATTTGAAGCCTTTGGTTTATCTAATTAGGAGATATTTATAATTGTTATGAGTGATTTGGTGGTGGCACCTCAACGCTTGCGGTGCTCTCttctaaaaaagaaaaatactcGCTAATAAACATTCGCTTGATGGTGCATGCCGTTAAACTTTCTTGGGCCTTGTAGACCTAACCAAGGACAACTGAATCGTTGGCAACTGTTATTGCAAATTGATTCGCACAAGCTGCTTCTCTTCTATCACATCACAACTGTGGCGAGATAATTTGATTCCAAGAGACATTCTACGTACGATGGGTATTGTAAACGTGGTAAGACAAGCGACCGCAAAGTTAAATATTGTTCCTACGCATAGAAGAAGAACGCATACATCCGCTTTCGAGatgcttttttaaattttaaacgcTTTACACATAGACATACAAAAATTAGCCGTGTTGAGAttgaacggaaaagaaatagAATCTCAAAACTGGAGCTGCCCCGTTCACGGTATTGTCCTTGAAAATTGTATTTCAGTTACACAATGGGTCGATTGTAGACGTTACATAGAAGTAGAACGGAAAGGCAATCGTTACCTAGAAAGTAAACCCCAGCAACATGCGTTCAGCGCAAAGTCCGTTGTGGCAAAGTCCCGCCCTTGGAATACAGTACAATGTACGACCCGAGTGAGCTCTGAGTGATTACCATTCTTCGTAAGTGATACCTCTAtatgttttactttactttaaaTCCCCTTTATGAATGAGTGTGACCGGCGCAAGTCAATTTAGTCAACGATACATAGAGGTTCAACTTTTGCATTGGCAATGCGTTGCTGCCCCTTATAATTAACACCAATATTATCACATAATTTGTTGAAAAGGATGTTCGCATCCGCTGCAGCATGTACACCAAGCCACCAGTTAACCGCTATTTCCTGACATCCTTCACCTATACCGCTGTTTCGTGGTCAGTCTCATCGATTCTCCCCAGTCGCCAGGCATTATGATCGTTTGCTACTAAAAGcggaataaaatagaaatagttACATTATTGTATGGATCGTATTCGGGACACTACGCTGTGCATAGAACAGTTTCAAAGGCTGGTTATGACCATCCTTGCTAGCTCGCCTACTGGCTGTTAGACAGAGACAGGTAACCAGAGGTAACCAGAAGCACAGTGGGTCGTCCGTCGATCAGCTATCTACACTGCAccaattaatcggtttctatgcgaaagaaaCGATGTTCGAACTCTGACTGTGCATCAGGTTGCTCTTTTTATTCTAGAATTTACAGACAGATCGTATTTTTGTGCATCAGCTTGATGAGTGCACAACCGTATGTTGGTCGTCATAAAACGGCTCTTACAGTTCTAACAGATAAGAAATAATAAGTAGAAGCAAAGCAATCATTTATCTGTCACCGCTCTGCTGATTATTGTTTGAAACGTATAAATCATATTAAGCTGAGGGCAGGTCGAACGGGGAAATACATATAGCAAAGAGATAACATGTACGTCGGAAACTTTAAGTAGTAAAAATCACCTTTTTGTGTAAACTAGAAACTTCTAGGTAACAAACATCTAGTAAGGCGACATCAATTAAGCTAGAAAACTTGTGAGAGAGGcacattcgttttttttctcagcaGAGCATAGAAGCATACAACACATCTGTAGTACACACGAAACCAGGGTTTCGGTAAGGCACATTCTAATACAAGAACACATTTGCTAACTACTAAACGCTTGTtaaaatatatgtatatacGCTTcgttttattaaaacaaaatgtcacTGTAAATTCAAGGTACCCCCCGTGGAAATAGGATTCCACCGCTATGGACTAGTTACACAAATGAGTTGTAATTGGTAAGAATATTATTTGAACGATACACATTTAAAAAGGTTCAAAAGCCATCGATCAGTTAAGCATTTATCTGCAGAACTCGGCACCTTTGAAATACAAAACATAGTTACATTTCCGCTTTCAGTTAATTTGAAAGTTAAATCAAAACAGTTTTACCCGCACTATAGAACAACGCGCGAGTTGTTATTGTTCTTATCATAGCATGCTTTTCCTAAATATTGAGTCGTGTGTTTTCTCTTAAGCgcgagaaataaaataattagcaTTGCACGGCTGGGAGGCTTGCATTTAGATAAATCGTTGGACAACAAATTGCAGCCTAAAATAGACAAACAATGCTATAGACTTTCAACTTAAAGTCTGCGTcgctcggttttcggtggcgatCGGCCCTAACCTGCTATTCGATCTTCTTAAAATAAATAGTGAGGAGATTGTTGGTTTCATCGTTGTTGCCTTGTTTATAACCTAACAGTATGCAGTGGAACTAATAGACGATCAGACGTGCACGCGATGGGCCGAATGGTTTCAAATTTGATGTGAACTAaacataataaacataaaGTGCAATTTCTTAATAGCTCTTTAGCGGTGAGTTTGTTGACTTGTTTTCAACAGTCATGTTCGCAGACTACACCCCCGCTGTTAACGAgctaatataaaaaaaatcagcaaaaagTGTCTGAgggggcggcggtgggaaaGAAGGATTGTGGATGGAACTACGTATTTCTAAACTTACCGCAGTAATAATACTTCGAGATCCGGGGAAGGGCTTTTGTAGCAGTAATAGCAACGGTAAAAGTATGAAGAGTAAAAGTAATAGCGACAATAGTGGTAACAACATTCATAGCAGCAGCGACACAGAATCAATTATTACtcatgaaaaacaaatcagcATAGGTAGGCATATAGGCACAAAGAAAAGGTGTATCGGCAGGTTCAGGGATAAGtagaaacgataaaaaaattataaaagaCGGAAACTATAATTTCGAATGATATGACGCATCACTGCGGTACGGTAGGCTACGGTGTTTAGACAAgggtttttgtgaaaaactctaaatataaaagaaaaaaaaaattgaaagtcaATATCCTGAGCACCAAAGCCATGGTATGCCGACGATCTACAGACAATACAGCAGATCGGCATCGgtataaaaaaattatgtttcacaTGGGATGTTCatcgttttggttttgttgagCCCAACTGTAATTTTTTCTGAAAAACCCCAACCCTATTGCAACAACTACTATATGATTTTTTTGagaaattataaaatatttagTCAATTATACAGCTCAATCACTTTTAATACTAAAACTAAGTATAATTATTAGTAACATGGCAATTAATTATCTCGCAACTGGTAAGCAAAAGGAATATAAGTTGTCTATCGACATCTTTGAGTGCGCCGTTGTTCTGTGATGTTTGGTTGGTAGAGACAATATTTGGGATATCGCATATTTGTTAACCGTCGACGCTTTTTAGTATAGAAATAAAATCTCGCAATCGTTCGAACACGCGCAATTCTGTGGATAGTTTTTCGGCCCACCGTCCACCGCAGCATCGTCAGCTCTAGAGAGCTTCGGAGCCGCGCCCCATCAGCCGTTGCAGAGGCTCAGCAGAATGGAGTGCTTCATCGCAGCGCCAAGTGCTGCATATATGGCCGCCGGGAGGTACATGCAACTTTTGCATGTCGATCGTTAGCAATGGATTGCGCGGCGCGGTCGACAGTAGGGGAAAATGTTCatctaaaaaataaaaaataaacaaaacattaaacaaagtataaatgcaaatgaactattctaagataaaaaaaaaacaaatgaacgaaaacaatcatAAGCAACGAGTGAACTAAAATGTAAGGCAAATAGAAGAACTGAAAATTGTTGTCCGCTTCGTAGGAAGTTACAGTTTTCGTTATTACATACACTTCGCTGCATATAAAATGCATCCACCCAACAGTGGTCGGCATTTGAAACTGTGGTTATTCAAAACATAATTAGCTTACGAATGTTTAGCTCTATTTAGCCATTTTTAAAAACTATTGTAAGACAAAGGCTTTGCGATGGTAGAGAATTTTAAATACACCATACACTGCAATTTTGTAATATTCAGTTAATTTCACATTTTACATCATTATAATTAGTTTATTCTATTCATTTTTCCTACAAGCATTTTCACACCATAGTTCCTTAGATTCTGCAATAAATTTGAAGAAGCTTGCTTGCTAATGTAGACCAAAAAGTCTCCTACCTCCCCTTGAGCGATCAACCTAGCAAGACAAACGCAAgctcatttattcatttcctCATTCGTACACTAAGAACCATAACCGAGTTGGTCTGGCTGGAAACATAGAACTTTTCGCGTATCATTATAttaaattgcataaattattataaattgaaaaataaaatccggAAATAATTAGCAAAATAATAGAGCTAACGATAATAAGCTAAAACATTAATAAAACGTAAGTAAAACATGTCTTCCGCTGGATGTCAATTTCAAACATGTCCATCCAATCGTTATCCATTTTATTGTACAACGTATAGGCCCCTTTGAAAGGTATAAAAAATAGAGATTTCGCATGCAAATAATCAGTAACGTGAAAGTAGTTCGAAaaccattgtttcgttttgggtAGGAAAAACGGTCAACCAACGTGATGCACTTTACATAACGATTTGGCATcatctctcttttttctggtCTGCAATTAGTTTTTTTGGGAGCTTTGGGATATTGGACGATAAAATCTGTAGGTTTTAATTTTGGAATTGATTGGGTGCACAAATAAAGTAAGTCCTATGATGTTCGCTATACATATGAGCACGGCTCGGGGTCCTTTGTAACAAAGTAAAACACCAACCCAGTTAGCGAAACACACATTTGGCTAGCATAAGCAGGTCGGGCATGCACAATATAGAACAAAAGATAACCCAAACGACAATGATGAACAATTGGTGGCAATGATGCACCTAATAACGAAGCGCGGATGACATTGCCATAAAGTACATCGCAGCATCGCACACTCTGTCGTGCCAATGGTTTCTACTACGTCCATCATacaaacacacgaacacacatacGCAAGCACACGCTAGTAGTCTACCATAGTTCACACTTAAAACCCCCCACAACGTAACTTACCTTGCAGTTGACGATTTATTAGGGCAGTAATGCCGTGACCTCCGTTGTCGGACATCTTGCTCTTTATCACTAGCATCGGTTTGTCCTCCGAGTCGTCTCCATCGCCGGACGAGATGCAGTCGTTGCTCTGGGCCATCGTTTCACTGACCTACGGGTGGTGCGAGGCGAGCCGGGCGTGCTTTCAGTGGCTAAATGCTTTCGCAGACGTTGTTGCCAACGCTCCCACTTCCTATAGTGTTGTGTACTCACTTGGGTGACCTGTATTAGCTTTTTGACTACGTCCCTGCTGAGGATGTGGTCGAACACTGTCTGCAGGAACGGTTCCGCCATGATTGACAGCTTCAACTTGTCACGATGCCAGATCAGGACGCGCGATTCCTCCATCGCCATGATGGACACCTAAAAGGATGAGAATAACCAGAGAATCCCAGCCAGGCAGGCGAGCGGATGGGTGTGGGAAGGTGGGATTCAGCAGGGGAATGACGGATGGCGGGTAGTGACAGAGGACAGGCACAGGCGGGTCCGTTAACAGCGCATTAGTAGACAGCTCTCATCGGCTAGCGGACGCGAATAGAGAACAGAAAAAGGTCTATACCTGAAAAAAATCGTCGGTTGAGACACCGAACCATTCGGGTGAATCGAGAAACTGATGGGGAAATACTATATGAAGCGCTTTTTGATTCTGTGAAACTACTAATCTGCACaatggaaatgaaatcgatagaattaattaaaaacaaaggtATAAAAACAATGCTTGCTCACTTGGCCGGTAGCTGCCTTGGGTATAGTTAAAGGCGGTGGAAGCGGTAAACATTACTGTCTCTTAGAACACGTAGCGACTCCGACTCGTACATACCAACCCAGTTGAATAgtaataataaacataaacaccaGTCTACGCCACCACGAACACAACTGCATGGCGATGGCTGTCTCTATCAAATTATGTATCACAAAAGCTCCGAAAAAGCTCCGTTGTCGTGCAGTTTATGTCGTGAATTATGTCTTCTAAGAGGGCAGTGATTTTTGCCCTTTCCACCGTCTTTAGGTATAGCGAAGGCTGGTGAAGGCAATGAAACACGGGCGTGCGCGAAGACTCTTTATGCGTTACTTTGGGCTACACATAGCATGTGACGCGTAGTGTATAGCACGGGCGGTGCAGGAGAGGGCATATTCGCACAATCAAGATGCTGACTAGTGACCGGTTTGCACATTGCAGCGCCGTCGCACACCATACGACAAAGAAGCCACTCGGTCTCGACCGAGCCACTCGGTGGGGGCCTGGTGGATCTCAATATGAGGGGGTTTTGAAGGGTGTATATCACAGGTGCATACACAGTATACTAAACGTACAAATGtacaattaaaaaaactaaTAGTGGAGTAGAGTGTGTGACAAGTCGAGTCGGTGACTTTTTTGTCGCGCGAATCAAACGATTCCAAAGCGGTGAGCCATAGTAGTCAACTACAACGCTATGGAACAGCCGCGCTACTTCATTGCAGTGCCCACGCAGGCCGGACAGGCAATGAACCAGTTAAAGGCTCTGCACATCGTTGATCGAAGGAAAGCGCGTTTTTTtgcgaaatgcaaaataattattgtgcaacgaaaaacggaaacggagtACGCAGCGGGGGCGCGGCACGAGAAGGTAGGCGGTCTTCTGTCTTTGAGGCGAGGGTGCAATCATGCCGTGCAGTTGATTGCGCCGCGATGTATACGTTTCGTGATACGTGATGCATTTTCCGGCTGTCCCGGCCGGACTTCCATCGCCATGCAGGAGGAGAGCAGGACACAGCCACAGCGAGCCGCTAACAGGGGGTTTGTGCATTCACCACATTCCGATTACTTACTTTCCCGACAGCACAAGTGACAAACTATCAACTTTGGTAACTTTTTCCTGCACATAGATTTCCTGGAACTTGAGCGCCCGCACGATCTTCATGCAGTTCAGCACCTTCTTGAACTGGTGGCGGGACACACGCAACGGCTTGAACAAGGCCACGTACACCTGCAAtgtcgaagaagaaaaatgtcagttaaaaaaacaatttccggTCGAAACTCGTTGACCAGTTATTAACTTTTAATTAGGAAAATTGACCCTCAGTAAAACGCTGGCGAGCTCAGACCACCAAATCAAATCATTTTTGAAGCCCGAGCGATTACAGGCGATAAGCAAAGGatttatcatcattatgcGGCAGCTATAACCGCCGAACGGTCTGCACAAGAGAGGCTCCCTGCAACCGTTCGCGATGGAGTGCATTCTGACTCCACTCCAGAGTCCTCGATGACTCACTTCGATTGTGGTTCTAAGAGCTGCAAAATTAAATACTTTTTCTAAGATGCCCTAGTTAGCCCTTCCAAAATACAACTAATCGCTAAAATCAACCAATTTATCTCATCAAAGAACCCTGCAGATCGAAGCGCCAGTAATTTTTTGCTTTGTGCCATATGTAACGAGCTCCTTTCGAGTACAGCCGACCTGATTGAGTGTGTGCGCCAGTTTGAATACCCGCGCCAATTTGACTGTGGAGATTAACCGTCAACAGTGACGAAAATGCGTGTAACCATGAATAACAGCAGC
Above is a genomic segment from Anopheles bellator chromosome X, idAnoBellAS_SP24_06.2, whole genome shotgun sequence containing:
- the LOC131213847 gene encoding blood vessel epicardial substance isoform X2, with translation MPAVSAPSGSGDGTVPYASSSISASHGRGSPERIDERNDSDRPQNDTHVQQRYIHNSNDTTFRLLLTSAQKKSGADGRDGASGTTAVRDADNWLWVQFAWSWPDCFSLGLREHLYYQLGHGLFLLAFLAPSTACGALWLRCAALAGCILMGLWGWLVACSLDAVGWFGLFLGVNAVYAVALLLKLRPVKFEKEIESVYVALFKPLRVSRHQFKKVLNCMKIVRALKFQEIYVQEKVTKVDSLSLVLSGKLVVSQNQKALHIVFPHQFLDSPEWFGVSTDDFFQVSIMAMEESRVLIWHRDKLKLSIMAEPFLQTVFDHILSRDVVKKLIQVTQVSETMAQSNDCISSGDGDDSEDKPMLVIKSKMSDNGGHGITALINRQLQALPRISKYYYCVANDHNAWRLGRIDETDHETAV
- the LOC131213847 gene encoding blood vessel epicardial substance isoform X3, with translation MPAVSAPSGSGDGTVPYASSSISASHGRGSPERIDERNDSDRPQNDTHVQQRYIHNSNDTTFRLLLTSAQKKSGADGRDGASGTTAVRDADNWLWVQFAWSWPDCFSLGLREHLYYQLGHGLFLLAFLAPSTACGALWLRCAALAGCILMGLWGWLVACSLDAVGWFGLFLGVNAVYAVALLLKLRPVKFEKEIESVYVALFKPLRVSRHQFKKVLNCMKIVRALKFQEIYVQEKVTKVDSLSLVLSGKLVVSQNQKALHIVFPHQFLDSPEWFGVSTDDFFQVSIMAMEESRVLIWHRDKLKLSIMAEPFLQTVFDHILSRDVVKKLIQVTQVSETMAQSNDCISSGDGDDSEDKPMLVIKSKMSDNGGHGITALINRQLQVANDHNAWRLGRIDETDHETAV
- the LOC131213847 gene encoding blood vessel epicardial substance isoform X4, producing the protein MPAVSAPSGSGDGTVPYASSSISASHGRGSPERIDERNDSDRPQNDTHVQQRYIHNSNDTTFRLLLTSAQKKSGADGRDGASGTTAVRDADNWLWVQFAWSWPDCFSLGLREHLYYQLGHGLFLLAFLAPSTACGALWLRCAALAGCILMGLWGWLVACSLDAVGWFGLFLGVNAVYAVALLLKLRPVKFEKEIESVYVALFKPLRVSRHQFKKVLNCMKIVRALKFQEIYVQEKVTKVDSLSLVLSGKLVVSQNQKALHIVFPHQFLDSPEWFGVSTDDFFQVSIMAMEESRVLIWHRDKLKLSIMAEPFLQTVFDHILSRDVVKKLIQVTQVSETMAQSNDCISSGDGDDSEDKPMLVIKSKMSDNGGHGITALINRQLQANDHNAWRLGRIDETDHETAV
- the LOC131213847 gene encoding blood vessel epicardial substance isoform X1 encodes the protein MPAVSAPSGSGDGTVPYASSSISASHGRGSPERIDERNDSDRPQNDTHVQQRYIHNSNDTTFRLLLTSAQKKSGADGRDGASGTTAVRDADNWLWVQFAWSWPDCFSLGLREHLYYQLGHGLFLLAFLAPSTACGALWLRCAALAGCILMGLWGWLVACSLDAVGWFGLFLGVNAVYAVALLLKLRPVKFEKEIESVYVALFKPLRVSRHQFKKVLNCMKIVRALKFQEIYVQEKVTKVDSLSLVLSGKLVVSQNQKALHIVFPHQFLDSPEWFGVSTDDFFQVSIMAMEESRVLIWHRDKLKLSIMAEPFLQTVFDHILSRDVVKKLIQVTQVSETMAQSNDCISSGDGDDSEDKPMLVIKSKMSDNGGHGITALINRQLQDEHFPLLSTAPRNPLLTIDMQKLHVPPGGHICSTWRCDEALHSAEPLQRLMGRGSEAL